GTTTTCCCACACATGAAAATTTGTCCTTTTCATGTAATCCATTCCAGCTCGCTTTAAACTTTTATCATCTGTTGAAAACCCAAGCGGTTTGATTAAATGAAGTGTGAATCCCGTATTAACGGATAATCGAATAATATTCCCTGTATTGGGGGGAATCTCTGGTTCATATAGTATAATGTGAAACATGGTGATTTATTGAATATTGCCCATATGTTATATTAGTTCCTCTATTATAAAATGAACCACTAAACAATAGTTAGGATGTCTCCTCCCTATATGGGGAGGAACAAGGTGGGGTAAAGAACGCTTGATTATTACTTATCACTTATAAAATCATTTTACAATTTTCTTCTCTATTCTGTAATAAAGATCCTCAATCACCCCATCTATATTAGTCATCACTTCGTAATTATTATACTTAACTATTGTTAATCCAACTTGTTGAAGATATTTTGATCGTTTTTTATCTTTTTTCACTTGTTCTTGCTCGAAATGTTGTCCACCATCCACTTCAATTACAAAGCCATTATGCAGTGAGATAAAATCTACAACGTATTTCCCAATGGGGTGCTGTCTTCTAAACCGTACGTTTAATTGTTTTTTTCTGATATGCCCCC
The nucleotide sequence above comes from Candidatus Neomarinimicrobiota bacterium. Encoded proteins:
- a CDS encoding endonuclease domain-containing protein, which produces MQTSELPPPAEHAKKLARVLRKNMTPAELKLWGHIRKKQLNVRFRRQHPIGKYVVDFISLHNGFVIEVDGGQHFEQEQVKKDKKRSKYLQQVGLTIVKYNNYEVMTNIDGVIEDLYYRIEKKIVK